AAAAAAAGACGCCCCCGAAAGGGGCGTCTTCCTATTGATAGTGTATGGTTATGCATTCACAGTGTTCATGTGCGCTACCAGGTCGAGCACCTTGTTGGAATAACCCCACTCGTTGTCATACCAGCTGATCACCTTCACGAAGGTGGGGCTGAGCTGGATGCCTGCCTTCTCGTCGAAAATGGAAGTGCGTGCATCACCGATGAAATCGCTTGATACCACATCTTCGTTGGTGTATCCGAGGATGCCTTTCAGTTCGCCTTCAGAAGCTTCCTTCATGGCAGCACAGATCTCAGCATAAGAAGTCTCTTTGGCCAGACGTACGGTCAGGTCAACTACTGATACGTTGAGGGTGGGAACGCGCATGGACATACCTGTCAGCTTGCCGTTCAGTTCAGGGATCACCTTGCCTACAGCCTTGGCTGCACCTGTGGAAGAGGGGATGATGTTGGCAGAAGCTGCACGGCCGCCTCTCCAGTCTTTTGCAGAAGGACCGTCAACAGTCTTCTGGGTAGCAGTGGTAGAGTGTACGGTGGTCATCAATCCTTCCAGTACGCCGAACTTGTCGTTCAGTACCTTGGTGATGGGAGCCAGGCAGTTGGTGGTACAAGATGCGTTCGATACGAACTGCTCACCCTTGGTGTAGGTCTTTTCGTTCACACCGCAAACATACATGCGGGTGTCATCCTTTGAGGGAGCAGACATCACCACATACTTGGCACCTGCGTCGATGTGACCCTGGGCCTTGTCCTTTGAGAGGAAGAGACCGGTTGATTCTACCACATATTCAGCACCAACGGCGTCCCACTTCAGATCAGCCGGGTTTCTTTCAGCAGAAACACGGATGGTGTTTCCGTTGACAACCAGGTTGCCATCTTTCACCTCTACCGATCCATTGAACTGGCCATGGATGGTGTCGTATTTTA
This genomic window from Dysgonomonadaceae bacterium zrk40 contains:
- the gap gene encoding type I glyceraldehyde-3-phosphate dehydrogenase; translation: MIKVGINGFGRIGRLVFRAAQNRNDIQIVGINDLLDVDYIAYMLKYDTIHGQFNGSVEVKDGNLVVNGNTIRVSAERNPADLKWDAVGAEYVVESTGLFLSKDKAQGHIDAGAKYVVMSAPSKDDTRMYVCGVNEKTYTKGEQFVSNASCTTNCLAPITKVLNDKFGVLEGLMTTVHSTTATQKTVDGPSAKDWRGGRAASANIIPSSTGAAKAVGKVIPELNGKLTGMSMRVPTLNVSVVDLTVRLAKETSYAEICAAMKEASEGELKGILGYTNEDVVSSDFIGDARTSIFDEKAGIQLSPTFVKVISWYDNEWGYSNKVLDLVAHMNTVNA